DNA sequence from the Deinococcus radiopugnans ATCC 19172 genome:
CTCAGGACGCTGGCCTTGGCCGGGCCGCCCCGGAAGCCGCCCAGCGCCCCCTGCGCCACGTTCATGAACCAGTCGCCGGCCCCCAGCTTGTCGAACACGGCCCCGAACAGCACGAACAGGAAGACGATCTGCGCCGAGACACCAATCGCGGTGCCGAAGATGCCCTCGGTGTTGGCGAACAGCTGGCCCACCACCTGCGGCCACGTCTGCCCGGCGTGCAATTGCAGCTGCGGCCCCAGGTCACCCCGGATCAACCCGCGCGGCCCGGTCAGCGCGTACAGCATAAAGACTGACGCCACAATGGGCATGGCGATGCCGATGGTGCGCCACGCGGCCAGCAGCAGCAGCAGCACCATGCCGCTGCCAATCCAGACGTCCACGTTGGTGAGCACCCCACCCTGCACCGTGGCAATCGATGGGTACTGCACGATCAGGTAAATGGCGGTCCCCGTCGCCAGCAGCCCCAGAATCCAGTCGTACCACGGCACCCGCGTCTGCGGCTTTCCCGGCGACTTGCGGAAGGGAAAGACCAGGTAGGCCAGGCTGAAGGCGAAGGCCAGGTGAATGGCCCGCAGCGTCAGGGTGTCGATGTTGCCCACCTGCGCGGCGTACATCTGGTAGATACACCACGCGACGGCGATGACGGTCACCAGCGTCTTTTGCCAGCCCCACAGTTTGCGCCCGCCCGTTTCGGCGGCCTCCACCATCTCCAGGGCGCGGCGTTCGCCCTCGGTCATCTCGGTGCCCGGCGGCTCCAGGCTGGGGTCTGTACTGATCGGTCTTGTGGGATCACTCACTCGTTGCTCATCTCCTTTTCAACGGGGAGGGGGCCAGCCTCCCGATAAATGTTTGGCTGGCCCCCTCTCTGCGTTCGAGTGACCTTACTTGACGCTGACGCCCTGTTCCTTGAAGAACTTGACGGCGCCGGGGTGCAGCGGGGCGGGCAGGCCCTTGACCGCCTTGGCGTAGGAGAAGTTGGTGCCCAGGGCCGGATGAATGGCCTTCAGCGCCTTCTCGTCACCAAACGCGGCCTTCATCGCCTTGTAGATGGTGTCCTCGCTCTCGTCGCTGGTGGTGACCAGGGTGGCCTGCACCGCCACGCCGGGCACGGTGGCGTCGATGCCCTTGTAGCTCTTGGCGGGAATGTTGTAGCGCACGTAGAAGGGGTACTTCTTGAGCAGGGCGGTGGCCTGGTTGCCAGCCACCGGCACCAGTTTCACGTCCACCGTCTGGGCGATCTGGGCAATGGCGCTGGCGCCCACGCCCACGGTGTAGAACAGGGCGTCGGCGCGCTTGTCCTGCATCAGGCTGATGCCCTGCGACGGCGAGACCCGCAACGCCTGCCCCAGATCATCGAACTTCAGGCCGTAGGCTTCCATCACCTGCGCGGCGGTCTGCTCGGTGCCGGAACCCAGGTCACCGATCACGACTTTCTTGCCCTTGAGGTCGGCGATGCTGTTGATGCCTGAATCCTTGCGGGCCAGGACGTGCAGCACTTCGGGGTACAGCACAGCCATGGTGCGAATCTTCTTGTCGGGCTTGCCCTTGAAGGCGTCCAGGCCGGTGCCGGTGTAGGCGTAGTACACCACGTCGTTCTGGGCCACGGCGGCGTTCAGTTCGCCGGTCGCCATGGCGTTCATGTTGAAGACGCTGCCGCCGGTGGAACGGGCGTTGGCGCGGATACCGCTGCCCGAATCGTTGATCATCTTCGCCATGCCGGTGGCGACAGGAAAGTAGACGCCGGTGGTGCTGCCCGAGCCGATGGTCAGAAAGGTGGTGCCCTGGGCCAGCGCTGCGCCGGTAAACAGGGCGGCGGTGCCGAGAACGGCGGCGGTCATCAACTGCGTGTTGCGTTTCTTCATGTGGATCCTCCGTGAGCGCAGTCCTGCAGGGCAAGCAGGCCGCAAAAAAGTTGAGAGTTTTGGAAGCTTAGCACATGGTGTGAATTGGACGCGCTTCCATAAAGATCGGTCAGCTGGCCTCAAACCCCGTCCTGCGTGTCTGGCACGTTCTGAACCCGGCCTCTCTAGCTGCGCCCCGTTCGCTCGGATACAGTTGCACGTATGACCTCTCTCGCCAAAGACCGCTCATCAGGTGCGCCGATCATTCAGGCCGAGAACGTCCAGAAGCATTTCGGCAGTTTCCAGGCCCTGAAGGGCGTCAACCTGAGCGTGCGCGCGGGCGAGGTGGTGGTCATCATCGGGCCGTCGGGCAGCGGCAAGAGCACCTTTATTCGCACCATCAACGCGCTGGATCCCCACGACGGCGGCAGCATCACCGTGGACGGCATTCCGCTGAACGGCAAGGGCAACCTCGACGCCATCCGCCGCGAGGTGGGCATGGTGTTTCAGTCGTTCAACCTGTTTCCGCACCTGACCGTGCTGGAGAACATCACGCTGGCCCCCACCCGCGTCCGCAAGACGGACAAGGCCGAGGCCGAGCGGCGCGGGCTGGAGCTGCTGCGCCGGGTGGACATCGAGGAACAGGCGCACAAGTACCCGGCCCAGCTGTCGGGCGGCCAGCAGCAGCGGGTGGCCATTGCCCGCGCCCTGGCGATGGACCCCAAGGTCATGCTGTTCGACGAGCCGACCAGCGCCCTGGATCCGGAAATGATCAAGGAGGTACTGGACGTGATGAAGGATCTGGCGCGCGGCGGCATGACCATGCTGGTGGTCACCCACGAGATGGGCTTTGCCCGCGAGGTGGCCGACCGATTGCTGTTCTTCGATGGGGGCAACGTCGTGGAGGACACCACCCCCGAGGACTTCTACAACAACCCCAAGCACGAGCGGGCCAAGCAGTTCCTGGGCAAGATTCTGGGGCACTGAGGGGCAACCCCCGCCTCTCCTAAAAAATCAGGAGAGGTTCAATCTCACGGTCACGGCAGTTCGTTGCCTGTCTCCCCCAGCTCCAGCAGCCACAGGGCGTCGCCGGGGCGCAGGTGGGCCAAGGCGTCAGCTTGGGGACCGTGCAGGCCGCGCAGCAGCGCCCAGGCCTCACCACTGTCCTCTAGAGCCCGCCCCAGCGCCCGCCACACGCCCGCACGGAAGGGGGCCAGCGCCGGGTGCGATAGCGCCGCGCGCAGCCACTGAATCGTCGGCACGCCGTCACTGAGGGTGGAGGCCGCTTCCAGGGTCAGCAGTTGCGCCTGCAACCCGGGATCGGGCGCGTCACCCAGCCCCGGCTGAACGCGGCGCAGCAGGGCGTGGGCGCGGTTCAGCTCGGCCAGGGCGTCGGCGGGGCGGGCAGAGCGCAGCAGCACCTCGGCGCGCATGGCGCGGGCCTGGCCCCCCTCGTAGGGGTGGGCGGCCAGGGCCACGGCGCGGTCCACCGACGCCAGCGCCGCCGCCGGATCGGGGTCCGCCAGGGCGCGGCTCAGGAGCATGTCGAACAGCAGGATGGCGTCGCGGTCGCTGCCCGTCACGGGCTGGGCGATCAGGTCGTCCAGCAGCGTGCGGGCCTGCCGCAGGTCGGGATGGTCACGCACCGGACCCAGCAAGGGCTGCAGGTACGCGCCGCCCAGCCCGCGCGTCAGGTAGGCCAGGGCCACCCGGTAGCGGGTGCGGCGCTGGCGGTAGCGCACCTCGGCGGGGCGGGCGCTGCGGCCTTCCAGCAGGGTCAGTGTCCGGGCCGAGACCGCCAGCGCGTCGTCCGGGCGGCCCAGCGCCAGCAGCACCGGCAGGCCCTCCGAGAGCAGGCGGGCGCGGGGCACGTGATCGGCGTGGCGGCGTGGATCGGGGGGCAGCAGCGCCAGCGCATGGCCCAGGACGGCCTGCGCCTCTTGAGGGCGGCCCAGGCGGCGCAGGGCGGTGGCGCTGCGGGCCAGCACGCGGGCGCGTTCCTCCTCGCCCGCACCGGCCGCTTCCAGCCGGGTGGTGGCGTCGCGCAGCGCCGAGAGCGCGGCGGCCGGCTGACCCAGGCGCAGCCGCAAGTCGCCCTCCTGATAGCGGGCGCGGGCCGAGAGCAGCGGGCTGGAGGCCGGCACGGCAGCCAGGGCGGCCAGCGCCTCGTCCCAGCGCCCGGCATCCTTGGCGATCAACCCGCGCCACAGCCCGGCGCGGGGGCCGCCCACCGCCGTGCGCGGGTCGGAGACGGCGCGCGTGGCGGCCTCCAAGTCGCCCGCCCAGCGGGCCAGGGCGGCCTGCACCAGCAGCGCGTCGGCACAGGCCGCCACCGCCCACGGCTCGCGCGCCGGTGAGGCGGCCGAGAGCACGGCGGCCACCTCCGGGTGGGCCAGCTGTTCGGCCGCCGCCGTCATGTTCCCGGCTTCCAGACTGCTCTCGGCCAGCTTGACGCGTGCCCAGGCCCGTACCGGGGGGCGCGCGGCCCCGAACAGCGTGAACAGCGCGTCACGCAGGCCCGCGTCGTGGTAGTCGCCCCGACCCGCCGAGTGCCGCACCACCGCCCCCGCCAGATCGTCGCGGGTCTCGCCCGCCGCCCCGTCACGGATGGCCGGCCACAGCGGCGGCAACCAGCGCGCGTCGTCGGGCGACGTCCGCACCTGGGCCGCCAGCGCAGGCCAGTCCTCCAGCGCGGCCAGCGCGGCCAGCCGGATGGGGCGACACTCCCCCGAGGTCAGGTTGGCCAGCCTGGCCAGCGCCCGCGTCCGCTCGGCCGCCGCCACTCCGGTCCAGGCGGCACGCAGGGCGGGCGTGGGGGTCCAGCCCAGCGCGTCCGAGCCGGCCAGCAGGGCGCGGGCGTGCGGGGGCAGTTGCCGGAGTTCCGTGCCCAGAGCGGCCCGCAGCAGTTCCGGTGCCCACGCTGCGGAGGGCAGATGCGGCGTGCTGGCCGCCAGCGCCGCCGTCGCCCCGATCAGCCGCTGGAGGTCAGGGTCCGCCAGCAGGGCCGGCATGTGCGGCCCGGCCTCCCCTCCCCGCAGGCGCACCAGCAGGCTCAGGCGGTCCAGATGGCGTCCGGTCTCGGCCACCAGCTCCTCGGCTTCAGCGCGGGGCACGCCCAGCCGGGCCATCAGGTAGCCGCGCGCCTCGGCGGGGGTGGGCGGGTGCAGCGCGATGGTCTCGGGAGGGTGCGGGCCGAGATCGTCGGCGTCGGCCTTTTCCAGTGCCAGCAGCACGGCCAGCCCCGGCGGCGCGGCGCTCAGCAGGTGTTCGGCGGCCCAGCGCGCGGCGGAGGCCACCGAACCGTCGGTGCGGCGCGGCGGCTGGCCCGCGAAATTCAGGTCGTCGGTCACGCGGACCAGCAGCGCGCCAGCCGCCGGAAACTGACGGCGCACGGCCTCCGCCTGCGCCGCCGCCAGTTGCGCGTAGGCGCTGCCGGACGCCGCCAGCCCCAGCAGCCCCGACACGTCGCCGGACAGAAACAGCCGCCTGACGGGCACGCCAGCGCCGCGCAGGGCCGCGTCCAGGCTGTCAAGCAGCACGGTCTTGCCCGCCCCGGCCCGGCCGGTCACAACCAGCCGGGGGGCGCGGCCCGCCCGCACGCCAGCCAGGAACTGCCGGTAGGCCCGCTTCTTGCTGCGGCCCAGCAGTTCCAGTTCGGCCGGCAGCGGCGTGGGCGACGGAACGGCGGACGTTTCGGGCAGCGGGCGGCCCACCCCGGCGGCCAGTTCGGCCAGGATAGCCCGCAGGGTGTCGCGGTCCGCCGCCGTGCCGATGTCGCGGTAGATGATGTTCCGCACCGCTGCGCCGCCGGCCCCGCGCGCCCGCATCTCGCCCTCCAGCCAGCGCAGGCTGCCGCGCCGCGCCCCCGCACCTCCGCCCGGCTCCGGCGGCAGGTGGGCGCGCAGCTCGGCCAGCACCGCCCTGTAGTCCACGATGGCTCCCACGGTAGCATCCCCGGCGGGCGAAATAGACCCGGTGCAGAAAAAGGCCGGGCCAGCGTACCTGACGGGTCCATCAGCAACCCGGCACCGGGCTGTGTATACTCGGCGTAGCCTTCAAATCCATCCCTTTTCGGCCAGTTGTCTGGCCCCCCCCTGGAGAATCCCTATGCGTACCCCCATGCTGATCGCCGCCCTGACCGCCGCCCTCGTGACCACCGCCTCCGCCCAGAGCCAGGCGGCGGCCCAGGCCCTTTACGACTCGGGCAAGTGGCAGGAAGCGGCGCTGGCCGCCGCCGCCCTGAACACCAGCGCGGGCCTGGCCCTGGCCGCCGAGGCCACCACCGCCGGGGCCGGACTGGTTGCCGACGCCCAGAAAAAAGCGCTGTTCCAGAAGGCCCAGGACTACGCCAAGAGTGCCATTGCCAAGGACAAGAACAACGCCGACGCCTACTTCGAACTGGCCCGCGCCCAGGGCCGTCTGGCGCAGTTCTCGGGCATCCTGCAGAGCCTGGGACTGGCCGGGGACATGAAGAAGAATCTGGATCAGGCCATCAAGCTTGACCCCAAGCTGGCCGGAGCTTACGTCGCGCTGGGGCTGTGGCACGCCAACCTGGACGAGAAGGGCTTTATCGCCCGCCGCGCCACCGGAGCGGACAAGAACCAGATCGCCCCCAACTTCGAGAAGGCCTTTGCGCTGGAGCCCAACGTGGCCGTCCATCACATCGAGTACGCCAACGCCCTGATTCTCCAGAAGCGCAAGGCCGAGGCCGCCGCCGAACTGCAGAAGGCCATTGCCCTGCCCGCCGAGACCTTCTGGCAGAAGCGCGATCTGGAGGCCGCCCGGAAGACCCTGGCCAGCCTGAAGTAAGGAGGCAGGACGGGCGAGGCCGGCCGCGGGACCAGCGTCCCCAGGCCGGCCTCGCCCTGTTCGGTGGGTGACAGCAACGCCGCACCGTGCTCCGGCCTTTCACCCCCCAATCCCCGCTGACGCCTGTCCCTCGCCCTGCCCGGCGCGGCGCGCTAAATTGGCCCCATGATCGCCTACAGCGAGGTCAGCGCCTTCACGCGCACGCCGGGCCAGGGCAACCGCGCGGGCGTGGTGCTGGACGCCGCCGGGCTGAGCGAGGCCGAGATGCGCGAACTGGCCGCCTTTCTGGGGGCGCCCGAAACCGTGTTCGTGACCCGCCTGTCGGTCAACCATACGGGCCGCTCCGCCGTGCGGGTGCGCTACTTCACGCCCACCCAGGAGGTGGAGTTCTGCGGCCACGCCACGCTGGCGCTGGGGCTGATGCTGGCGCAATCGGGCCACTGGCGAGGCGGGGCGCTGGAACTTGAAACCCTGGCGGGCCGGGTCCCCCTGCGTCTGATCAGCGAGGCGGGGGTGCCGCAGCAGGTCTGGATGCAGCATCAGCGCCACGAGACCCGCCCCCTACCCACCTCTCTGCGCGCCGAACTGGCCGAGGCGCTGGGCATCGACGCCCGCATGATTCACCGCGGCCTGCCGATGGCCGCCGCCAGCACGGGCCTGTGGAGCGCTTTCGTGCCGCTGCTGGACCCACTGATCCTGGACGCCCTGGACCCGGATCTGGAACGCATCGTCATGCTCAGCGAGGCGCTGGACGTGGGCAGCGTCTACGCCTACGCCCCGATGGGCGTCAACCGGTTCGCGGCGCGCGATTTTGCCCCGGCGCTGGGCATTCCGGAAGACCCGGTGACCGGCAGCGCGGGCGGGGCGCTGATGGCCCTGCTGGCCCACGGGGGCCGCCTGCCGGTGCGCGCCGGGCGGGCCTGCGGCGTGATCTACCAGGGCCACGCGCTGGGCACCCCCGGCGAGGTGGAGGTGGAGGTGGAAATGCGCGGCGACGCGGTGGTGGCCGTCCATGTCGGCGGCTGCGCGGTGCTGGAGCGCGAGGGGCTGTGGAAGCGCGGGGCGCCGGGGGACTGATACGGATTCCGTTTGTTTCGTGTAGAAATCGGGACAGCGCCGGTTTCTACACTCCACGTCCGGAACCCGTTTTTCTCTTGCTCGCTCTGCTCGGATCTCCAGGTGTTTTCAACACCTTTCAATCGGAGTCCGTATGAGCATCCAGCGCCATTGGATGGGGCCTGCGATCTATCCTCCCCCGTCCCGCCCAGCTGCCCAGCCCCTAGACTGCCGCCCATGCTGGGACTGATTTGTGTGGATGTGGACGGAACTTTAATCGGCACGGACAACACCGTGCGGGACGACGTGTGGGCGGCACTGGCGGACGCGCGGGCGCGCGGCGTGCGTATTGCGCTGTGCAGCGGGCGGCCCGCCATTGGCAATGCGCTGGAGTACGCGCGGCGGCTGGACGCGGACGGCTGGCACGTCTTTCAGAACGGGGCCAGCGTGGTGCGGGTGGATACAGGAGACAGCCTGTCCGAGGCGCTGCCCGAGGGCGTGCTGCCCCTGCTGACCGCCCGCGCGCACGCCGAGAACCGCCTGCTGGAGGTCTACACCGACACCGAATTCGGCGTGACCAAGCCGGGCATGCTGGCCGAGCGCCACGCCGCGCTGCTGGGCGTGCCGTACGATCCGCGCACCCCCGACTCGCTGGTGGGCACGCGGGTGCGGGCGCAGTGGGTGGTGCCGCGCGAGCAGGAGGCGGCGGTCACGGCCGAGCCGCATCCGGGCCTGGATCTCCATCCGGCGGGCAGCCCGGCCATGCCCGACACCATGTTCATCAGCATGACCCGCGCGGGCATCAGCAAGGGCAGCGCGGTGCGGCGGATCGCGGCGGAATACGGCCTGGACATGACGCGGGTGATGATGGTGGGCGACGGCGAGAACGACGTCAGCGCCATGCGCGTGGTGGGCCACCCGGTGGCGATGGGCAACGCCGATCCGCCTGCCCTGGCCGCCGCGCGCTACACGGTGGGCCACGTGGACGATGGCGGCCTGCGCGAGGCGGTGGGGTTGGCGCTGACGCTGTAAGCGCCTAGAGTTGTCAGGTGCTGGAGACCGCCGAACAGACCGTGCAACTGGGCGCGCGGGCCATCGCCTCGCTGGCCGAGTTCGCGGCGGCGCTGGTTATCGCCGCCGCCATCGTGCAGGCGCTGTGGCGTTCGCTGCGCGCCCTGTTCCTGCCGCGCGACGCTGGGGCCAACGACGAGGCCAAGCAGAACCTGCGCCTGCAACTGGGCCGCTGGCTCGCCATTGCGCTGGAATTCCTGCTGGCCGCCGACATCCTGCTGACCGCCATCGCCCCCACCTGGGAGGACATCGGCAAGCTGGGGGCCATCGCCCTGATCCGCACCGCGCTGAACTATTTTCTGGAGCGGGAGATCGACGCGAACAACCGTGAGAAGGGCAAGCTGAAAGCGGGCAGCGGCCCTGTGGAGGGTCAGGCGTAGGCCGGGCAGCGACGGCCCCCTCAGGCCCCCAGCACGGTCCGCACCGCGTCCACAATGCGTTCGCCGTAATTTTCAATGCGCTTCGGCCCCATGCCGGGCAGTCCCTCCAGCTCAGCCAGACTGCGCGGAGAGGCGGCGGCCAGGGCGTCCAGCGTGGCATTCGGAAAGATCACGAAGGCGCTGTGGCCGGTTTCGCGGGTCAACTCGCGGCGCAGTTCGCGCAACGCTTCGGCCACTTCGGGGTTGGCGGTGGCCGGGGGAGTGTCCTTTGCCGGCGTTGGGGCTGAAAAGAGAGATGGAGCGGGCTGGACTGGAGTTCGTTCTTCCCTGCCGCGCAACAGCCCCAGCACCGCGCTGTTTTCCCTGGCCCCACGTTCGGCGGGCAGGGTGGGGCGCGCCCGTTCGCTGCCCGAATGTTCACGCACGATGTTCAGCACGTCCTCGCCGTACTCGGCCAGTTTGCGCTGGCCCACGCCGCTCACTGTTCCCAGGGTGGCCGCGCTGCCGGGGCGCAGCTCGCAGATGGCCTTGAGGGTGGCGTCGCTGAAGATGGCGTAGGGCGGCACCGCCCTTTCCCGCGCGAGCTGGAGTCGCCACGCCCGCAGCGCCTCGAACAGCGGGGCGTCGTGTGAATCCACCGGGGCGCGGCCAGAGCGGGAAGCGTCCCGGTCACGCTTCTTCACCCGCTCGCGGGGCAGCAGGCTGTCCTCGCGCAGCATCAGCGTGGTCTCGCCCTTCAGCAGGGCGCGGGACTTGCCGGTGGCGCTCAGACCGTGGTGCTCGCCCGCCGACAGGTGGCCCAGGCTGACCAGCTGGCGAATGAGGCCGCGCCACATCTTCTCGTCGTGACCCTTGCCGACGCCAAAGGTGGGCAGCAGGTGGTGACCCATGCCCACGACTTTCTCGGTGGGCTGGCCCAGCAGCACGTCGGTCAGGTGGGCCGCGCCGAAGCGGTTGCCGGTGCGGATGGCCGCCGACAGGGCCATCTGCGCCTCGCGGGTGGCGTCGCGCACGCGCGGCGGGTTCAGACAGATGTCGCAGTTGCCGCAGGGTTCGCTCCTCTCCTCGCCAAAGTAGGCCAGCAGCAGGTTGCGGCGGCAGGTGGCGGCCTCGCAGTAGGTCAGCAGGGCGTCCAGTTTGGCGGCCTCCACGCGCTTGACGTCTTCGGGGGCGTCGCTCTGCGAGAGCATGCGCTTCACGTTCACCACGTCGGCCAGCCCGTAGACCATCCACGCGGTGCTGGGCAGGCCGTCGCGCCCGGCGCGGCCCGTTTCCTGGTAGTAGCCCTCCATGCTCTTGGGCAGATCCAGGTGGGCCACGAAACGCACGTTGGGCTTGTCGATGCCCATGCCGAAGGCCACCGTCGCCACCACCACCACGCCCTCGTCGTTCAGAAAGCGTTCCTGCGCGTGGCTGCGCTCGCGCGGCGACAGGCCCGCGTGGTACGGCACGGCGTCGATGCCCTGAGTCGCCAGCCACTGCGCGGTCCCCTCCACCGACTTGCGCGACAGGCAGTACACGATGCCCGCGTCGCCCCGGTGTTCGGCGTGGATGAAGTCCAGCAGCTGGGTCTTGGGGCCTTCCTTGTTCGCCACCCGGTACTGGATATTTGGGCGGTCAAAACTGGAGATGAACTGCGCCGCGCCGCGCAACTCCAGCACCCGCAGGATGTCGGCGCGCGTGCGGTCATCGGCGGTGGCGGTCAGGGCCACGCGCGGAATGTCGGGAAAACGCCGGGGCAGCACGCCCAGTTGCCCGTATTCGGGCCGGAAATCGTGACCCCACTGCGAGACGCAGTGCGCCTCGTCGATGGCGAACAGGGCCACCGGGGCGCGTTCCAGGAGATCCAAGGTACGCGGGAGGAGAAGCCGTTCCGGGGCCACGTACAGCATGTCGAGTTCCCCAGCCAGCAGCGCCGCCTCCACTTCCCGCACACTCTGGAGATCCAGGCTGGAGTTCAGGAACGCGGCCCGCACCCCGAATTGCCGCAGCGCGTCCACCTGATCTTTCATCAGCGCAATCAGGGGCGAGACCACGATGCCGGTGCCGGGGCGCAGCAGGCTGGGCACCTGATAGCACAGGCTCTTGCCGCCGCCGGTGGGCATCAGCACCAGCGCGTTCTGCCCTTCCACCACCGTCCGCACGATGTCGGCCTGCACGTCCCGGAACGCCGCGTAACCCCACACCCGGCTCAAGGTTTCCAGGGCGCGGGCGTCGGTGTCGGCGGGAGTCTGAACAGCAGGCATCGCCCGCCAGGATAGCGCGTTCTGTGTGGGGCGTAATGAAACGCCGCCACACCTCGGAATAGGCCGCCGCACAGGACGAATGGCAGAGGTTCCACTTCGCCCAATGCTCTACAGTCCAGGGCGTGCATTTCCTGGCCCGCCTCGCGTCCCGACACCCCTGGGCGGTGCTGGCGGTGTGGATTGTTGCCGCCGCGCTGAGCCTGCCGCTGGCCGCCCGCGCCCCGGCAGCATTAAACGCCGATCCGGCGGGAGGCCTGACCCACTCGGAGGCCAACACCGTCAGCGCCCTGTTGCGAGAGCGCTTCGGCGAGCGCGACACCAACACCGCCATTCTGGTCACCCGCAGCACCCCGCCGCTGAACACGCCGGAGGGTCGGCAGATTTACGGCGCGTTTGTGGAGGGTCTGGAAACCGTGGCGGGCGTCTCGCGCGTCGTGCCGGCCACCACCGGCGGCCCGGTGCCCACGCAGGCGCAGGACGGCGTGCTGGCCCTGACCGTGGCGCAGATTCCCTTACAGGAGGGGGGCACCGAGGCGCTGGCCAACGTGCGGCAGTACGTGCGCGGCGTGCAAGGCGAGAACCTGAGCATCCGCGTGACCGGCGGGCAGGCGATTGCCGACGACTTCACCGAGTTTGCCGAGTCCGACACCAAGCGCAGCGAGTTCACGGCGCTGCCGCTGATCGGCGGGCTGCTGCTGCTGGTCTTCGGGGCGCTGGTGGCGACAGGGTTGCCGCTGGCGGTGGGCCTGCTGAGCATCTCCGTGGCGATGGCCGCCCTGTACGGCCTGACCTTTCTGATGCCGGTCAGCACCTTCGCTCAGAGCGTGATCACCATGCTGGGCCTGGGCGCGGGCATCGACTACGCCCTGCTGATGGTCAACCGTTTCCGCGAGGAGTTGGGGCGTGAGCCGGATTCCAGGGCCGCCGCCGCCCGCACCGTGATGACCGCGGGCCGCAGCGTAGCCTTCAGCGGCATGACCGTGGGCATCGCGATGGCGGGCCTGATCCTGCCGCCGGTGGCCTTTGTCCGCAGCATCGGCATCGGCGGGGTGCTGGCCGTGATTCTGACGGTGCTGGCCAGCCTGACCGCGCTGCCTGCGTTGCTGGCGCTATTGGGCGAACGGGTCAACAGCCCGCGCCTGCTGAAAGTCACCTGGGCGCAGAGCGGCGCGGCGTCAGCGGCGTGGACCGCGTTTGCGCGGCGGGTGACCGCTCGGCCCGTGCTGGGCGTGGTGCTGTCCACCGTCTTCCTGCTGGCGCTGGCCGTGCCTGCGCTGGGACTGAAGACCG
Encoded proteins:
- the recQ gene encoding DNA helicase RecQ, which encodes MPAVQTPADTDARALETLSRVWGYAAFRDVQADIVRTVVEGQNALVLMPTGGGKSLCYQVPSLLRPGTGIVVSPLIALMKDQVDALRQFGVRAAFLNSSLDLQSVREVEAALLAGELDMLYVAPERLLLPRTLDLLERAPVALFAIDEAHCVSQWGHDFRPEYGQLGVLPRRFPDIPRVALTATADDRTRADILRVLELRGAAQFISSFDRPNIQYRVANKEGPKTQLLDFIHAEHRGDAGIVYCLSRKSVEGTAQWLATQGIDAVPYHAGLSPRERSHAQERFLNDEGVVVVATVAFGMGIDKPNVRFVAHLDLPKSMEGYYQETGRAGRDGLPSTAWMVYGLADVVNVKRMLSQSDAPEDVKRVEAAKLDALLTYCEAATCRRNLLLAYFGEERSEPCGNCDICLNPPRVRDATREAQMALSAAIRTGNRFGAAHLTDVLLGQPTEKVVGMGHHLLPTFGVGKGHDEKMWRGLIRQLVSLGHLSAGEHHGLSATGKSRALLKGETTLMLREDSLLPRERVKKRDRDASRSGRAPVDSHDAPLFEALRAWRLQLARERAVPPYAIFSDATLKAICELRPGSAATLGTVSGVGQRKLAEYGEDVLNIVREHSGSERARPTLPAERGARENSAVLGLLRGREERTPVQPAPSLFSAPTPAKDTPPATANPEVAEALRELRRELTRETGHSAFVIFPNATLDALAAASPRSLAELEGLPGMGPKRIENYGERIVDAVRTVLGA
- a CDS encoding MMPL family transporter gives rise to the protein MHFLARLASRHPWAVLAVWIVAAALSLPLAARAPAALNADPAGGLTHSEANTVSALLRERFGERDTNTAILVTRSTPPLNTPEGRQIYGAFVEGLETVAGVSRVVPATTGGPVPTQAQDGVLALTVAQIPLQEGGTEALANVRQYVRGVQGENLSIRVTGGQAIADDFTEFAESDTKRSEFTALPLIGGLLLLVFGALVATGLPLAVGLLSISVAMAALYGLTFLMPVSTFAQSVITMLGLGAGIDYALLMVNRFREELGREPDSRAAAARTVMTAGRSVAFSGMTVGIAMAGLILPPVAFVRSIGIGGVLAVILTVLASLTALPALLALLGERVNSPRLLKVTWAQSGAASAAWTAFARRVTARPVLGVVLSTVFLLALAVPALGLKTGYAGAWGLVPGVPSRDALSDVRELGAGGLLSQFEVILDLKGERYTPADRDRFQAVVNDLRALPDVKAVISPFLTPADLAGAGTGGLEALSLLTRRSFSADRELLRVTVVPDDTLRAQDIAAFEGRVRAALNASGYVYLLGGAPVGGEEFSRAIIGTLPGVIAVVFTGTFLLLMVAFRSLLIPLKSIVMNALTVGAAVGVVTLIVQEGFLAAPLGIPADVGVLDASLPVLLFAVMFGLSMDYEIFLLSRVQEEVLRGRNNDEAVVLAVGHTARIITSAAVIMFIVFVAFMFGRVVATKSIGLGLAVAVALDATLVRLVLVPAFLKLAGKWNWWLPEWLDRRLPHIRLEH